From one Aeropyrum camini SY1 = JCM 12091 genomic stretch:
- a CDS encoding carbon-nitrogen hydrolase family protein, whose product MARLDLVVLQSASTHDKEANLKSLRRLSSEIRSSPDIVVTPEYLMFDPTGLARDVVYRAAEDLEGQWSQELSRMAERLGACVLGHMFLRTSSGRVANAAVLYGKDGGIMGVYRKTHLFDAYGYKESSFTEPGDRLWRPLEACGARIGVAICYELRFPEVFRAQALNGGVDLFLVPAAWYKGPGKEEALSVLSRARAHENTSYVAVASNAGPNFVGRSMIVHPFGYTLAQAPPWEWVLEQEIDLSEVAKARNSLPVLKHVKPQLYSYLPR is encoded by the coding sequence ATGGCTCGTCTTGATCTAGTCGTGCTTCAATCGGCCTCAACTCATGATAAGGAGGCTAACTTGAAGTCTCTTAGGAGGCTCTCATCCGAGATAAGGAGTTCGCCTGACATAGTGGTTACTCCTGAGTACCTCATGTTCGATCCTACGGGCCTGGCTAGGGATGTTGTTTATAGGGCTGCCGAGGACCTGGAGGGCCAGTGGTCCCAGGAGCTCTCCAGGATGGCTGAGAGGCTTGGCGCCTGTGTGCTAGGTCACATGTTTCTGAGGACCTCCTCCGGGAGAGTTGCGAACGCTGCTGTGCTCTACGGTAAGGACGGGGGGATAATGGGTGTGTACCGTAAGACGCATCTTTTCGACGCTTATGGCTATAAGGAGAGTAGCTTTACAGAGCCCGGTGACAGGCTTTGGAGGCCTCTGGAGGCCTGTGGAGCCAGGATAGGGGTTGCGATTTGCTATGAGCTGCGCTTTCCCGAGGTATTCAGAGCCCAGGCTCTAAACGGTGGAGTAGACCTCTTCCTAGTCCCTGCTGCATGGTATAAAGGGCCTGGCAAGGAGGAAGCGCTCAGCGTTCTATCCAGGGCTAGGGCACACGAGAACACCTCATACGTTGCTGTAGCATCCAACGCGGGGCCAAACTTCGTGGGGCGTAGCATGATCGTTCATCCCTTTGGCTACACCCTAGCCCAAGCCCCCCCGTGGGAATGGGTGCTCGAGCAGGAAATAGACCTTAGTGAAGTGGCCAAGGCCCGCAACTCGCTCCCAGTCCTTAAGCATGTAAAGCCACAGCTATACAGTTACTTGCCAAGATAA